From a region of the Lactuca sativa cultivar Salinas chromosome 4, Lsat_Salinas_v11, whole genome shotgun sequence genome:
- the LOC111889906 gene encoding MADS-box transcription factor 14 — protein MIGWTHMLSKWVLYSVELILSRYQKSILETEEEEEERSTQEKASQDYMEGTNYPCTRFRTCKELLESVRRVDEEGNKVSVSDMTELEEELSAALMHTRSRKTQLMMERISSLHEQEKKLTEEKEEMKQQLQLQVASAAKQKGYLDDGASSHCYKTNSSQLLITLPLFNFKDLD, from the exons ATGATTGGATGGACTCATATGTTATCTAAATGGGTATTGTACAGTGTGGAGCTTATCCTTTCTAGGTATCAGAAAAGCATCCTTGagacagaagaagaagaagaagagagaagcaCCCAAGAAAAGGCTTCCCAAGATTATATG GAGGGAACTAACTACCCCTGTACAAGATTCCGAACATGCAAAGAGCTTCTAGAATCAGTGAGAAG GGTTGATGAAGAGGGAAATAAGGTATCAGTGAGTGACATGACAGAGTTAGAGGAGGAACTTAGTGCTGCTCTTATGCATACACGTTCTAGAAAG ACACAATTGATGATGGAGCGAATATCGAGCCTTCATGAACAG GAAAAGAAATTAACAGAGGAAAAGGAAGAAATGAAGCAGCAG TTACAATTACAGGTGGCATCAGCAGCAAAACAGAAAGGATATTTGGACGATGGTGCAAGTAGCCATTGCTACAAGACCAATTCATCTCAACTACTTATAACACTCCCTCTCTTCAACTTCAAGGATTTGGATTAA